From the genome of Peptoniphilus sp. ING2-D1G:
CGCCAATATCTCGGAGGGAAAAATATTTTTTTCTTCTATCAGATATGCTATTTTATTGGTTACTACCTTTGTCTTACCTGAACCGGCTCCCGCAAGTATGAGTAAGGGTCCGTCATTGTAGTAAAGAGCCTCAGACTGTCTATCATTTAAATCTTTATAAATCATATTGCTCCTAAATCTCTATTAAACTTCTAATTATGTATGAAGCCATCACCATTCCGCATACAGGTGGCACAAAGGACATTGACCCCGGTGTTCTTGAAGATATTTTTAAGGGTTTTTCCGTTGAATATACCACTTTTAATTTTTCTACACCGCGTTTTTTAAGTTCCTTCCTCATTGCCTTTGACAAGGGATCATAACAGGTGTTGAATATATCATCTATCCTGAATTGCGTAGGATCAACTCTGTTGCCCGCTCCCATTGCGGAAATCAAATTATAACTATTATTATAACAGATTTGAGCCAAAGCTACCTTAGCTGATACGGTATCTATGGCATCAGCTATGAAATCATATTCGTTCAAATTAAATTCATCGACATTTTCTTCAGTTACTCTTTTGCAAAATTTCTTCACTTCGACATCGGAATTGATGTCCTTGAGTCTTTTCTCCATGGCATCCACTTTATCCTCACCTATACATGATTCTGTAGCCACTAATTGTCTATTTAAATTAGTAATGTCCACAACATCATCATCCACAAGGGCAATTTTTTTAATTCCCGACCTCACAAGAGCCTCACAAAGTGAACCTCCCACTCCACCAAGACCGAATACGATTATTTTTGCCCTCTTGATTTTTAATAAATTGTCTTCGCCTATTAATTTTATAGTTCTATCAAATCTATCCATATATCACCAAAAAGGTGAAGGCCATACCTTCACCCTATAATTTTTCTATTCTCATATCTTCAAGTTCTCTGTCTACGATATTTGCCTTTACCTTAATGAGGTCTCCGGTATTTAAAAACATATCAGAGCTTATTGTGAACAAAGTCCCTGCCGTTATCAGAGGATTGTCCGATACTAAAACCTGAATGTCATATCCTCCGCTGAAATCATCTCTCTTAATAACCCTTGCAGAAAATTCAATTCTATTGGCATATCGTTCTTCGCCGAGATTTTCTAAGGACTTCAACCTTTTGACAGCATCAAATTCTATATAGCCCTCTACGTCGTGATTTATCAAGTTTAAAATGTTATCTACCCTCTGCCCATCCTTCATTGCGATTTGCACACTGTTAATATCCACGTTATAATCCTTGCCGTCAATTGTGACGGTGGAATTACTTCCATTTAAGCTGACAGCTGACAGCTTGCCTTTAACTGTTTTAACACCTATGAGATTGCCCGTTTCAACAGGAGTTGAGTTGCCATTTAAATAATTCAAATAATTATCTGCTACAATTGCAACCTCCGAACGTCTTATATATTTACTCCCGTTAAAGTACCCGTCACTTCCAGTGGCAGCATAAACTCCAGCTTCAATAAGTCCCGTCAGATATTCCTTTGTCATTTGCGGAATTTTATCCAAATCCTCATGTCTTAAATTTTCCATATCACCTTGGGGAAGATTAAAAGCTCTTCCGAAATATACCGTAACTGAATTTCTATTTGGAAATACGGTGTTGGTGTCTCTTAAAAATCCGCCACGTTCCGCAGCCTCAAGAGTTCTTTCAGTAATTGTGTTTATGGCTAAATTATAACACACCGCCTCTATTGCCCACGAGGGAACATGATAAATATTGGCAGTGCTGTAATATGTGTTTTCAGCAGCTTTTAATTCATCCGGTGAAGGGTTTTTTATGTTCTTTATAACTTGCATTATCTCCAAAAAACTCACAGCTCTATAGGGCTTGAAAGTTCCATCGGGATACCCTCCGAAAATATTTTTTTCAGACAAACTGTCCACCGCATTATATGCCCATCCATATTCACCATCTGATTTCAAATCCGTAAATGATTTTGCGTATATGCCTTTGGGCAATATTAAAAAAACAAGTGTAATAAACAATATTTTATATATCTTTTTCATAAATTCCTCCCTATATAAATATTATAGCATAAAGTCAAAGCTCTAAAAATAAATAAGGGGGTGAAGATGCTCTCGTAATTTCAAATTATATACGACATCGAAATATAAGGGGCGGACGAAGGCATCCGCCCCTACAAAAAATCGAAAATTACCAACATTGAGGACGAGGCAATGATAGTCCCCAATTATGATTAAATTTAATCTTCTAAAAAGGGTATGTCCGTATTGAAAAATGTAAATGTCCCTATTGCCACGATTTTTTCTCTATCGTCATATACCGTTGCATTTACAACCGTGGTCTTTTTACCTCTTTTTACAACTTCCGCCTTTGCGATTATCTTATTTGTGTTTATTGCTGCGGAAATAAAATTCATACTGCTTGTGATTGTGGCTGTTTTATATCCATAGGATACCGATGCGGATCCTGCTATGGTGTCCGCAAGGGAAAATATACATCCACCGTGAACACTGTTCATGGGGTTTAAATGCTCTTTTCTCAACTCTATTTCGCCTTGCGCATATCCTTCCCTCATGTCCGTTGTGTCTATTCCCATAAATATCGCATAGGTGTTTTTTTCATTTCTCGCTTTTATAAGTTCTTCGAATTTATTCATATTTCTCCTCTAATTAATTTACCCGACTCTGTGGATTGAGCCCTTCTTTACAGCTACATTCGCACCCGTGAGTTTATATATGGCTTCGGATATATAGGGTTGATGTCCTATGAGTATATAATCCATATCATTTCCCAGTTTATTTACAATATCTGCATATCCGCTGTTCCCAAAGCCCAATTCCTCCAGTATTTCATATTCCGTATCGAAAACATCACAAAATATTTCAGCCGTTTGAACCGCTCTTGTATAGGGTGAGGTGTAAACTTTAAAGTTTTTTGATTTAAAATCTTCTTTAAACTTTTCAAAATTTTTCTTTAATTCAACTCTGCCTTTTTCTGTAAGTTCTCTGTCGAAATCTCTTTTTATATGGGGTTCTGCTTTCCCGTGTCTTATTATATAAATCATATCTTTAAATTATAAAAACTTTTAAGTCCCAAGTATCTTGCACTGCTCGACAATTGGTCTTCTATTCTCAAAAGTTGGTTGTATTTTGCAACTCTTTCGGATCTTGCAGGAGCTCCTGTCTTAATGAATCCGGCATTTGTCGCAACTGCAAGATCAGCAATTGTGGAATCTTCAGTTTCTCCTGATCTGTGAGATATTATTGCCGTCATGTTATTTTGTCTTGCCAGATTTATGGCGTCTATGGTTTCAGAAAGCGTGCCTATTTGATTTAATTTAATCAATATTGAATTTGCACTCTTTTCATCTATACCCCTTTGAAGCCTCTTTGTGTTTGTTACGAATAAATCGTCTCCCACCAACTGTACCCTATCTCCAAGTTGTTCATTTAATTTATTCCACCCTGACCAATCGTCCTCATCAAGCCCGTCTTCTATGGAATAAATTGGATATTCTTCAATCAATTCTCCGTAAAATTCTATCATTTCATCGGAAGTAAGAACTTTTCCTTCTCCCTTTAAATTATATTTTCCATCTTCGTATAGTTCTGATGCTGCAACATCAAGAGCCAACACTATATCCTTTCCCGGTACGAGTCCCGCCTTTTTTATGGCTTCAACTATTACATCCAGAGCTTTTTTATTGTTTTCAAGGTTCGGCGCAAATCCGCCTTCATCGCCAACTCCCGTTGAAAGTCCCAAGTTTTTAAGGACACTTTTTAGATTGTGATATACATTTGCTCCCATTTCCAAGGCCTGTGCAAAATTTTTTGCTCCTACGGGCATTATCATGAATTCCTGAATGTCTACATTGTTGTCTGCGTGTTCTCCTCCGTTTAATATATTCATCATCGGCACCGGAAGAACCTTTGCGTTTACTCCTCCTATATATTGGTATAGAGGAATTTCCAGTTCGTCTGCAGCTGCTCTTGCAACGGCTAAAGAAGCCCCCAATATTGCATTTGCTCCGAGTTTAGATTTGTTTTCGGTGCCATCAAGG
Proteins encoded in this window:
- the eno gene encoding Enolase (Catalyzes the reversible conversion of 2-phosphoglycerate into phosphoenolpyruvate. It is essential for the degradation of carbohydrates via glycolysis; High confidence in function and specificity), which produces MSFISSVYGREVLDSRGNPTVEVEIRTEKGGFGRAIVPSGASTGAYEAVELRDKESRYGGKGVLKAVEHINNEIAEGLQYFDVFDQVAIDEYLINLDGTENKSKLGANAILGASLAVARAAADELEIPLYQYIGGVNAKVLPVPMMNILNGGEHADNNVDIQEFMIMPVGAKNFAQALEMGANVYHNLKSVLKNLGLSTGVGDEGGFAPNLENNKKALDVIVEAIKKAGLVPGKDIVLALDVAASELYEDGKYNLKGEGKVLTSDEMIEFYGELIEEYPIYSIEDGLDEDDWSGWNKLNEQLGDRVQLVGDDLFVTNTKRLQRGIDEKSANSILIKLNQIGTLSETIDAINLARQNNMTAIISHRSGETEDSTIADLAVATNAGFIKTGAPARSERVAKYNQLLRIEDQLSSSARYLGLKSFYNLKI
- a CDS encoding Phosphohistidine phosphatase (SixA) (The histidine phosphatase superfamily is so named because catalysis centres on a conserved His residue that is transiently phosphorylated during the catalytic cycle. Other conserved residues contribute to a 'phosphate pocket' and interact with the phospho group of substrate before, during and after its transfer to the His residue. Structure and sequence analyses show that different families contribute different additional residues to the 'phosphate pocket' and, more surprisingly, differ in the position, in sequence and in three dimensions, of a catalytically essential acidic residue. The superfamily may be divided into two main branches. The relationship between the two branches is not evident by (PSI-)BLAST but is clear from more sensitive sequence searches and structural comparisons; Family membership); the protein is MIYIIRHGKAEPHIKRDFDRELTEKGRVELKKNFEKFKEDFKSKNFKVYTSPYTRAVQTAEIFCDVFDTEYEILEELGFGNSGYADIVNKLGNDMDYILIGHQPYISEAIYKLTGANVAVKKGSIHRVG
- a CDS encoding Acyl-coenzyme A thioesterase PaaI (Acyl-coenzyme A thioesterase PaaI, contains HGG motif [Secondary metabolites biosynthesis, transport and catabolism]; Family membership) codes for the protein MNKFEELIKARNEKNTYAIFMGIDTTDMREGYAQGEIELRKEHLNPMNSVHGGCIFSLADTIAGSASVSYGYKTATITSSMNFISAAINTNKIIAKAEVVKRGKKTTVVNATVYDDREKIVAIGTFTFFNTDIPFLED
- a CDS encoding putative S-layer homology domain protein (High confidence in function and specificity), with protein sequence MKKIYKILFITLVFLILPKGIYAKSFTDLKSDGEYGWAYNAVDSLSEKNIFGGYPDGTFKPYRAVSFLEIMQVIKNIKNPSPDELKAAENTYYSTANIYHVPSWAIEAVCYNLAINTITERTLEAAERGGFLRDTNTVFPNRNSVTVYFGRAFNLPQGDMENLRHEDLDKIPQMTKEYLTGLIEAGVYAATGSDGYFNGSKYIRRSEVAIVADNYLNYLNGNSTPVETGNLIGVKTVKGKLSAVSLNGSNSTVTIDGKDYNVDINSVQIAMKDGQRVDNILNLINHDVEGYIEFDAVKRLKSLENLGEERYANRIEFSARVIKRDDFSGGYDIQVLVSDNPLITAGTLFTISSDMFLNTGDLIKVKANIVDRELEDMRIEKL
- a CDS encoding tRNA A37 threonylcarbamoyladenosine dehydratase (tRNA A37 threonylcarbamoyladenosine dehydratase [Translation, ribosomal structure and biogenesis]; High confidence in function and specificity), whose protein sequence is MDRFDRTIKLIGEDNLLKIKRAKIIVFGLGGVGGSLCEALVRSGIKKIALVDDDVVDITNLNRQLVATESCIGEDKVDAMEKRLKDINSDVEVKKFCKRVTEENVDEFNLNEYDFIADAIDTVSAKVALAQICYNNSYNLISAMGAGNRVDPTQFRIDDIFNTCYDPLSKAMRKELKKRGVEKLKVVYSTEKPLKISSRTPGSMSFVPPVCGMVMASYIIRSLIEI